One window of the Klebsiella sp. WP3-W18-ESBL-02 genome contains the following:
- the xylF gene encoding D-xylose ABC transporter substrate-binding protein — protein MKIKNLCLTLCASLLLTSMASSAKEVKIGMAIDDLRLERWQKDRDIFVKKAEQLGAQVFVQSANGNEETQMSQIENMINRGVDVLVIIPYNGQVLSNVIKEAKQEGIKVLAYDRMINNADIDFYISFDNEKVGEMQAQSLVNQVPQGNYFLMGGSPVDNNAKLFRAGQMKVLKPYIDEGKIKVVGDQWVDGWLPENALKIMENALTANNNKIDAVVASNDATAGGAIQALSAQGLQGKVAISGQDADLAGVKRIINGTQTMTVYKPITLLANSAAEIAVELGNGQQPKADATLNNGLKDVPSRLLTPIEVNKTNIDDTVVKDGFHKKSEL, from the coding sequence ATGAAGATAAAGAACCTTTGCCTCACGCTCTGCGCCTCGCTGCTTCTGACCAGCATGGCGAGCAGCGCTAAAGAAGTTAAGATCGGTATGGCTATTGACGACCTGCGCCTTGAGCGCTGGCAGAAAGACCGCGACATCTTTGTTAAAAAAGCCGAACAGCTCGGTGCACAGGTTTTCGTGCAGTCAGCCAACGGCAACGAAGAAACGCAAATGTCGCAGATTGAAAATATGATCAACCGCGGTGTAGATGTTCTTGTTATTATTCCCTATAACGGCCAGGTGCTGAGTAACGTTATTAAAGAAGCCAAACAAGAAGGTATTAAAGTTCTGGCCTATGACCGTATGATTAATAATGCCGATATCGATTTTTATATTTCTTTCGATAACGAAAAAGTCGGCGAAATGCAGGCCCAAAGTCTGGTCAATCAGGTCCCTCAGGGTAACTATTTCTTGATGGGCGGCTCGCCGGTAGATAATAACGCCAAGCTGTTCCGCGCCGGCCAGATGAAAGTATTAAAACCGTATATTGATGAAGGCAAAATTAAAGTTGTAGGCGATCAATGGGTTGACGGCTGGCTGCCGGAAAACGCGCTGAAGATTATGGAAAATGCCCTCACCGCCAACAATAACAAAATTGACGCCGTGGTCGCCTCGAACGACGCCACCGCAGGCGGCGCGATTCAAGCCTTAAGCGCCCAGGGTTTACAGGGCAAAGTGGCCATTTCCGGCCAGGATGCTGACCTGGCGGGCGTGAAGCGCATCATCAACGGCACGCAGACCATGACCGTGTACAAACCGATTACCCTGCTGGCGAACAGCGCCGCAGAGATCGCCGTCGAGCTGGGCAACGGCCAGCAGCCCAAAGCTGACGCCACCCTGAATAACGGCCTGAAGGACGTGCCGTCACGCCTGTTAACCCCTATCGAAGTCAATAAAACCAACATTGATGACACCGTCGTGAAGGACGGTTTCCATAAGAAAAGTGAACTCTGA
- the xylH gene encoding xylose ABC transporter permease XylH: MSKHNPSEMKLAAPATAPALRLTSLNLQVFVMIAAIVVIMLFFTWTTDGAYLSARNVSNLLRQTAITGILAVGMVFVIISAEIDLSVGSMMGLLGGAAAIFDVWLGWPLPLTIIVTLAMGLVLGAWNGWWVAYRKVPSFIVTLAGMLAFRGILIGITNGTTVSPTSAAMSQIGQSYLPDGIGFTFGAVGLMAFIAWQWRGRTRRQALGLATPASGGVVGRQALTAVIVLGAIWLLNDYRGVPTPVLLLTLLLLGGMFMATRTAFGRRIYAIGGNIEAARLSGINVERNKLAVFAINGLMVAIAGLILSSRLGAGSPSAGNIAELDAIAACVIGGTSLAGGVGSVAGAVMGAFIMASLDNGMSMMDVPTFWQYIVKGAILLLAVWMDSATKRRA, encoded by the coding sequence ATGTCGAAACACAATCCGTCTGAAATGAAACTGGCCGCCCCGGCAACGGCCCCGGCACTGCGGCTAACATCGTTGAATTTACAGGTTTTCGTGATGATCGCGGCAATTGTCGTGATCATGCTGTTTTTTACCTGGACCACCGACGGCGCCTACCTGAGCGCGCGTAACGTCTCCAACCTGCTGCGTCAAACCGCGATTACCGGCATTCTCGCCGTCGGGATGGTGTTCGTCATTATCTCGGCCGAAATTGACCTTTCCGTTGGCTCAATGATGGGCCTGCTGGGCGGCGCGGCGGCAATTTTTGACGTCTGGCTCGGCTGGCCGCTGCCGCTGACTATCATCGTCACGCTGGCCATGGGGCTGGTGCTGGGTGCCTGGAACGGTTGGTGGGTGGCCTATCGCAAAGTGCCGTCGTTTATCGTGACCCTTGCGGGCATGCTGGCATTCCGTGGGATCCTGATTGGCATCACCAACGGCACCACCGTGTCACCGACCAGCGCGGCAATGTCGCAAATTGGTCAAAGCTATCTGCCGGATGGCATCGGCTTTACCTTCGGCGCCGTCGGGCTGATGGCGTTTATTGCCTGGCAGTGGCGCGGGCGCACGCGTCGCCAGGCGCTGGGGCTAGCGACGCCTGCCTCTGGCGGCGTGGTAGGACGTCAGGCGCTGACCGCCGTGATCGTACTGGGCGCTATCTGGTTGCTCAACGACTATCGTGGCGTCCCAACGCCGGTGCTGCTGTTAACGCTGCTGCTGCTGGGCGGTATGTTTATGGCCACCCGTACCGCATTCGGCCGCCGTATTTACGCCATCGGCGGCAATATTGAGGCGGCGCGCCTTTCCGGGATTAACGTCGAACGTAACAAGCTGGCGGTCTTTGCCATTAACGGCCTGATGGTGGCGATTGCCGGGCTGATTCTTAGCTCGCGCCTCGGTGCCGGATCGCCATCGGCGGGAAACATTGCCGAGCTGGATGCCATTGCCGCCTGCGTGATTGGCGGCACCAGCCTGGCGGGCGGCGTCGGCAGCGTCGCCGGGGCGGTAATGGGGGCATTTATTATGGCGTCGCTGGATAACGGAATGAGTATGATGGACGTGCCCACTTTCTGGCAATATATCGTCAAAGGTGCGATTTTATTGCTTGCCGTCTGGATGGATTCAGCCACCAAGCGGCGCGCGTAA
- a CDS encoding xylose ABC transporter ATP-binding protein — protein MPYLLEMKSITKAFGVVKAIDNVSLRLNPGEVVSLCGENGSGKSTLMKVLCGIYPHGSYDGEIIFAGETLQPTHIRDTERKGIAIIHQELALVKHLTVLENIFLGAEISRRGVLDYDTMTLRCEKLLAQVNLAISPDTRVGDLGLGQQQLVEIAKALNKQVRLLILDEPTASLTEQETAILLDIIRDLQHHGIACIYISHKLNEVKAISDTICVIRDGQHIGTRDATNMTEDDIITMMVGRELTALYPSEPHAAGDEILRVEHLTAWHPVNRHIKRVNDVSFSLKRGEILGIAGLVGAGRTEAVQCLFGVWRGRWEGRIFIDGKQVDIRTCQQAIDHGIAMVPEDRKKDGIVPVMAVGKNITLAALNDFSGAFSNLDDAKEQQCILQSIERLKVKTSSPELAIGRLSGGNQQKAILARCLLLNPRILILDEPTRGIDIGAKYEIYKLINQLVQQGIAVIVISSELPEVLGLSDRVLVMHEGKLKANLVNHNLTQENVMEAALRSERHVETQSV, from the coding sequence ATGCCGTATTTACTCGAAATGAAGAGCATTACCAAAGCATTCGGGGTCGTTAAGGCTATCGATAATGTCAGCCTGAGATTAAACCCAGGCGAAGTTGTTTCCCTGTGTGGGGAAAACGGCTCCGGTAAATCGACGCTGATGAAAGTTCTTTGCGGTATTTACCCGCACGGTAGCTATGACGGCGAAATTATTTTCGCCGGTGAGACGCTGCAGCCTACGCATATTCGCGATACCGAGCGCAAGGGTATTGCGATTATTCACCAGGAGCTGGCTCTGGTTAAGCATCTGACCGTGCTGGAAAACATCTTTCTTGGTGCGGAAATCAGCCGCCGCGGCGTGCTGGATTACGACACCATGACCCTGCGCTGTGAAAAGCTGCTGGCCCAGGTCAACCTGGCCATTTCCCCCGACACTCGCGTCGGTGATTTAGGTCTCGGGCAACAGCAGCTGGTCGAAATCGCCAAGGCGCTGAACAAGCAGGTCCGCCTGCTCATCCTTGATGAGCCCACCGCCTCGCTGACCGAGCAAGAGACCGCCATACTGCTGGATATCATCCGCGACCTGCAGCACCACGGCATTGCCTGCATTTATATCTCGCACAAGCTCAATGAAGTGAAGGCCATATCCGACACCATTTGCGTCATCCGCGACGGCCAGCATATTGGCACCCGCGATGCGACCAACATGACCGAAGACGACATCATTACCATGATGGTAGGCCGCGAGCTGACGGCACTGTACCCCAGCGAACCACACGCCGCAGGCGATGAGATCCTCCGCGTTGAACACCTGACCGCATGGCACCCAGTCAACCGCCACATTAAGCGCGTTAACGACGTCTCTTTCAGCCTGAAGCGCGGCGAAATTCTCGGCATCGCCGGGCTGGTCGGCGCCGGGCGCACCGAGGCGGTCCAGTGTCTGTTCGGCGTCTGGCGCGGGCGCTGGGAAGGGCGCATTTTTATTGACGGCAAACAGGTCGATATCCGCACCTGCCAGCAGGCCATTGACCACGGCATCGCCATGGTGCCGGAAGACCGGAAAAAGGACGGGATCGTGCCGGTCATGGCGGTTGGCAAGAACATCACGCTGGCCGCACTCAATGATTTCAGCGGCGCGTTCAGCAACCTTGACGATGCCAAAGAGCAGCAGTGCATCCTGCAATCGATTGAGCGTCTGAAAGTCAAAACGTCATCGCCAGAGCTGGCTATCGGGCGGCTAAGCGGCGGTAACCAGCAGAAGGCCATTCTGGCACGCTGCCTGCTGCTGAATCCGCGCATTCTGATTCTTGATGAACCCACGCGCGGTATCGACATCGGTGCAAAATACGAAATCTATAAGCTTATCAATCAGCTGGTACAACAGGGCATCGCGGTGATCGTCATCTCGTCGGAACTTCCGGAAGTACTGGGGCTCAGCGACAGAGTGCTGGTCATGCATGAAGGGAAACTCAAAGCCAACCTGGTGAACCATAACCTGACTCAGGAAAACGTGATGGAAGCCGCCTTAAGGAGCGAACGCCATGTCGAAACACAATCCGTCTGA